DNA sequence from the Candoia aspera isolate rCanAsp1 chromosome 10, rCanAsp1.hap2, whole genome shotgun sequence genome:
ACCTTCCAAGGCACCCCACCCTTCCCTGCTTTGCCGCAGCCCAGGTCTGGGTCTTCCTTGGCCACGGACACCAGCTCTCCAGAACCATGGCTGGCTCCAGGCCTCATGTCTCGTGGCTCACCTGGGCCAAAAGCCGCCCTCCTGCCCCCAGCAGCTCCCAGCCTTACCTCGCAAGCACCTCCCAGCCTGTGGGGTCCCGGGCCCTAGCAGGTGCACCGCTGCCAAGTCCGGGCCTGGCTGCTCTGAGGCTGCCGCAGCTGCCGCAAGGACACATCCCCGTACTGGATCCCTGAGCCCATCCTCTCTGGGTCAAGCTCGCCTGGTGTGGGGGGGGACACGAAGGTACCAATGGCGTTGGCCACTGCCTTCCACAGCCAAGCCAAGCCCCATGACctccagtttgcttccaaagCCGTTTGCCACATGGATCAACTTACCAAAGGAGAGTCTGGGCAGCTCTAAAGCAGCCTTCTAGCCCTGCCACATTGGGGACTTAGAGCTACCCAAATTCCTAACTAGCCCAAAGCCACTTCAATAGGAATTTTGAACTCTGAGAACATGTGAGTTCACCCAAAGCCACCCCACATTTCTAGGGCCTCAGTGCTGCTGCTCTAAAGGTTTCTGTATTCCTGAGACCAGGCCTGAACCAACAATGGGAGAAGCCAGCGTGCAGTCCTTCCAGAGGAAGCTTTGCTTCAAGGCTGCCAGTCCCTCAGTAGAGTTGCTGCCCTTTTGGGACCCATTTTTGCTGGTAGGAAATATTAGCTGGAAGTATTAGAGTTCAGCCTTTGCTATTATGCAGCAGGCAGTACTCCCAGAGGAGATCTGCATTGGTCCCAAGCAGCTCAACCAGAACTGGGGCCATTTGCATCCAAAGCGGGGGCCTCCTTTCCCTTTGGGAATCACTCAGGAAAGACTTTCCAAGAGCTAGTTATTTTCTCTAAAGCCCCTTACGATGCACCTTGCCAGAATTCCATCCACCCACCCAGTCCAATAACTCATAGAAGGCCTGCTAAGTTCAGGGGTGCTGGAATAGGTGGGCTTTCCCTGGGGCAGCCACCACTCTTTGGAACACTCTCCCTCCCCAGGTATGCCAGGCCTCCACCAACCGCTAAGCTGCATCCTTTCTGTAAGCCTTCGGACCCAGCAGATTGAGGGATTCACTGGAAGACTTGTACTCCTAACTGCAGAACAGTTTTCatacttgtatgccacccagcatcctaaaaaaaagaaatcacggAGGAAGACACACCTGATTCAATTTTGTTCAGTATGGTCCGTGCACATTTTAGGAAGGCTTCTTCTACGTTCTCTCCGGTCAAGGCACTGGTCTCAAGAAACATCAGCTCTGCCAGATGAGAAGACAGCTCTGAGGACGACCACGGCTATAAGGCTTCCATGTACATGCTGCCCTTTGGACCCGCAACCGAGCCTAGTTAAAGCAAAGAAGCGGCGGGAGGACCCTTCCTCCCAGCTCCAGGACGGACTCTCCCCCTTGGCAGAAGGGTTCAGGCCATGGAGTAGAGGGCGGGGTTCCTGCGGGACCAGGTCCAGTCCTCCCAAGGTTGTCAGAAGCTCCCTCCCCCACCAGCGGACTGATGCTGGGCAAAGCAAGCCAGCAGCTGACCTGAGCTGGCTGACCCCAACCCCAAAGCGGTCTCTCGAGCCACTCTCGGCAGCAGCTCAAAAGGCCAACTCCCTGCTTCGCCCCGGCAGGGCAACCACACAGACAGCTCAGGAAGGGAGCTGAGAGCAACTGCTCTCGCCTCAGCCCAGTGGCTCTTAGGTGCTCACGGTGGAAGCAAGGCTCCCTCCagcacccccccccacacacacacattaccaTTCTCCTGAGCAAAACGGGAAGCTTCCAAAAAAGTGACCTCCCGGTCAGCCTCCAAATCCTTCTTGTTGCCACACAGAATAATAACAATATTGAGGCTGGCCAGAGTCCGGGCATCAGTTAGCCAGTTGGTCAAGGCATTGTAGGTCTCTCTGCTGCAACACAGGATGGAGGAAAGGATGCGTGCGTGCCTGGGAAACTCAAGAGAGGCCTTGTCACCAGGATTGAGCAAAAACGGATTTCTGCACGAGCTGCTGTGCTGGCTTCCTCCCCCAAATCCACCCTGCTGCCCTGCCAGTGACTTAGCCACTCTGCATGTCAAGGCCCCCTCTTCCCTGCACCATAAGCTCCTCTGAGAAACAGCGTAATGGCTTTTCTTTTACAATGAAAATTGTCTGTGAAGAGCAGTAGCAGGAACAGCCTCTTCCCAGGAATTCCTATCACCGAAAAGTAAGATAACGACTGCAAACGCTCACCTCGTGATATCATAGACTAAAAGTGCCCCGGCTGCACCCCTGTAATAGCTTCTAGTCACAGACCTAGAGAGAAAATAATCAAGGTTTCATACAGTTAGGGCACACAAGGCATAATGCAAATATTTGAAGTAGCAATCTTATACATGCTAACTCAAGCTTTATTTCTAAGTGGGTTCTAAAATGCTGGATTGCACAGTTAGAGCTCTGATTACTCTGAATTCTtctttgaaatataaacattctCTTGGCCGATATTTGAGATAAGTTCGGACTTTAGCATTCTTTGTTTCAAAGAAGACTTCAAAAACTGGAGTGGCATCTGAAGCCTTGCACAAACAAGACTTATGCTATGTAATCTGGAGGGaaattctcctcccctccccacacacatccctgacatcttttaaaaaacattttagaaatttAACATCTGGTGTATGAAACGAATAACGTCAACCACAAAATTCAGCAGATGGCTGATCTTGCAAGCTTGTATGAATAAGTACAATGCAGCTTTTCATGAAAATCTACTGTATAAATATCCTACGATCCCAAATCTAAAAGCAGTTActcaaaaacatttaaaaacacctCCCTGTGCCCTTCCCAGTCTGGCATGAGACACCGCACAGGCTTGTCTTTCAGTGCCTGGAGTGTCCCACTGTTCGGGCATGACAAGCAGGGGATGCCACCCTGTTCCTACTTTCCCCAAGCTGACCATCAGCAcattacctggaattttaggcttccttattaactttttaataaaggtgatattagcatttaagcatggcatccatgctttcttttcaagttcaagaagccatgttttccttttacccaaaacccttccttccttcctttcaaaacTAGCCCTTTCAGCAGCTAAACAATAGagagcatattctgaaagtcctcAAATACACTTGCCAGTTTTAAGATGATTCAAACCCTGATGCGAAAGGGGCTGACATAAcgcataaatttgccacttgtggaatgttatcaaACAAtaagacattgattacatgtgagaattgaacaacaGAAAACATGGATTctaatgttttctattgttcaattctcacaagtaatcaatgtcttttattgtttgattacttgctttacgATGTATCAGACATACCAAATGGATGTATCATTTGTCTCTGTACCTGATAAAAGGACTTGACCGCCTCCATAAtgaatgcttttgcttttgcctgaattgctgcgTGATTCCTGCTTTCCGGTAGgcaaaagccactttgcaaagttagcctctcccccaaattcagggaccaggtTTTTATCAGCTCCACACCAAACccggggtgcctgagtttctaggcaacaaGCAGACTCCCGCTTTTCAGTGGAGGGGGAGCCGCTCCCTCTACAGAGAATCCGAAGGGAGGTGAGGCTGGGCTCCTGGGGAATGAGTGGCTCACCTGAACCGCTCCTGCCCCGCCGTGTCCCAGATCTGCAGCTTCACTGTTTTGCCACCGACGTTCACCACCTTTGATCCAAATTCCACCCCAATAGTGTGATTGGAATCCTGCTTAACTGCAGGCGCGCCGAGAGGAAGAAAGGACAGCGGGTGACGCGCGGAGACGGGCGCAGCCAAAGCAGGGccggaggaagggagggagagaggcccGGAGCTTTAAACGCGAGGCTCGGCGAAGCGGGGATGCCGGCGAGCGAAGCGGGGGAACGGCCCCGGGGATGCGGGGAGCCGGGCGGCGGCCGCGCGCTTCTTCCGTCGCGGGGAGAGAATCCGGGAGGCGCCGCCTGCAGCCCCCGCGCTCTCCCCAACGACACCCGCATCGCGGGGCTCCCGGCAAAGGCAGGGCCGAGGCGGGGGGCTCGGAGGGGACGAGCCACAGCCGCCCGGGGGCGCGGGAAGCCCCCCATTTCTGCGCCCGGCCCGACCTGGCTCCTCCCTCGCGCCAGCCGGGGAAGCACTTCCACGCCGccaggcccggcccggcccggccgaaGGGAGGGCGGGTCAAGGCGCGGTCCCGGGCAGCCCCCCGCGCGCCCCTCCCCCCCGGCGACTCACACTTGCTCTCGATGAACTGGTGCAGTAGGCAGGACTTCCCGGTGCCCGCGCTCCCGATCACCAGGAACTTGAAGAGGAAATCtgcagggggagagagagagggggaggctTTGGAGaagccgcggcggcggcggcggcggcggcggcgccccccACGTCCCCGCCGCGCTCCCGCCGCTCACGTACCGTAGGTCTCCGACATGGTGGGCGACACGGCAGCCCTCTGCTCCGCCAGTC
Encoded proteins:
- the RAB4B gene encoding ras-related protein Rab-4B — protein: MSETYDFLFKFLVIGSAGTGKSCLLHQFIESKFKQDSNHTIGVEFGSKVVNVGGKTVKLQIWDTAGQERFRSVTRSYYRGAAGALLVYDITSRETYNALTNWLTDARTLASLNIVIILCGNKKDLEADREVTFLEASRFAQENELMFLETSALTGENVEEAFLKCARTILNKIESGELDPERMGSGIQYGDVSLRQLRQPQSSQARTWQRCTC